The Mycobacteriales bacterium genome has a segment encoding these proteins:
- a CDS encoding DUF6338 family protein translates to MPPSDARALLVLLVAVLPGSAYLWAFERHAGPYGVDLADRVLRFVAVSVAFDVLYAWPAYALYRVLFADRPVRGGQLAAVWVATVVGLALPTLAGTLVGGLYATRFERHRWRRVRRVLTARWEARLLAFAVGSRAKDRAWDHAFGLYRRAYVRVRTRDGEWLGGFLGGRSHTGPFPHDTDLLIEQAWPVDADGTFASAPAPYAVYVPAGTIQYVEILRPSGSGGPDGQ, encoded by the coding sequence ATGCCACCGTCCGACGCCCGCGCGCTGCTCGTGCTGCTCGTCGCCGTGCTGCCCGGGTCGGCGTACCTGTGGGCGTTCGAACGCCACGCCGGTCCGTACGGCGTCGACCTCGCCGACCGCGTGCTGCGCTTCGTCGCCGTGTCGGTGGCGTTCGACGTGCTGTACGCCTGGCCGGCGTACGCGCTGTACCGCGTGCTGTTCGCGGACCGGCCGGTGCGCGGCGGACAGCTCGCGGCGGTCTGGGTGGCGACGGTCGTGGGCCTCGCCCTCCCGACCCTCGCGGGCACGCTCGTCGGCGGGCTCTACGCCACCCGGTTCGAGCGGCACCGCTGGCGCCGGGTGCGCCGGGTGCTCACGGCGCGGTGGGAGGCGCGCCTCCTGGCGTTCGCGGTCGGCTCGCGCGCCAAGGACCGCGCCTGGGACCACGCGTTCGGGTTGTACCGGCGCGCCTACGTGCGGGTGCGGACCCGCGACGGCGAGTGGCTGGGCGGGTTCCTCGGCGGGCGGTCGCACACCGGGCCGTTCCCGCACGACACCGACCTGCTCATCGAGCAGGCCTGGCCGGTTGACGCCGACGGCACGTTCGCGTCGGCCCCGGCTCCTTACGCGGTCTACGTCCCGGCGGGGACCATCCAGTACGTGGAGATCCTGCGGCCGAGCGGGAGTGGAGGACCCGATGGACAGTGA
- a CDS encoding Rieske (2Fe-2S) protein, producing the protein MRLRYQIDRLERLPALDPLVRTLAGVWDTVLPKGRARDALHGTWLGHPLHPALTDLPIGFWTSAWLLDLAGGEGTRTAAQHLTGLGVLSALPTAAAGAADWVALGEAERPRRVGAVHAVANGAATALYAASWLYRRRGSHRTGVAFGMAGAAAATAGGMLGGHLAYRNAVGVDRTADERGVTEWTDVGPLRELPQREPVRRTVGGVDLLLYRHGSTVRAISATCSHFGGPLDEGRVDDECVTCPWHGSTFRLTDGSVVSGPATAPQPAYETRVVGRTLQVRLEPEPARERGSDDTTTATVTGASVTR; encoded by the coding sequence ATGAGGCTGCGTTACCAGATCGACCGGCTCGAACGTCTCCCCGCCCTCGACCCGCTCGTCCGGACGCTCGCGGGTGTCTGGGACACCGTGCTGCCGAAGGGCCGCGCGCGGGACGCGCTGCACGGCACCTGGCTCGGGCACCCGCTGCACCCGGCGCTGACCGACCTGCCGATCGGCTTCTGGACCAGCGCCTGGCTGCTCGACCTCGCGGGCGGCGAGGGGACGCGGACGGCGGCACAGCACCTGACCGGGCTCGGTGTGCTCAGCGCGCTGCCGACGGCGGCGGCCGGGGCGGCGGACTGGGTGGCGCTGGGCGAGGCGGAGCGGCCGCGCCGGGTCGGCGCGGTGCACGCGGTCGCCAACGGCGCCGCGACCGCCCTCTACGCCGCGTCCTGGCTGTACCGCCGGCGCGGCAGCCACCGCACGGGTGTGGCGTTCGGCATGGCGGGCGCGGCGGCGGCGACGGCCGGCGGGATGCTCGGCGGGCACCTGGCGTACCGCAACGCCGTCGGGGTGGACCGGACCGCGGACGAGCGCGGCGTGACCGAGTGGACGGACGTCGGTCCGCTGCGCGAGCTGCCGCAGCGGGAGCCGGTGCGCCGGACGGTCGGCGGCGTCGACCTGCTGCTGTACCGGCACGGCTCGACGGTCCGCGCGATCTCGGCGACCTGCTCGCACTTCGGCGGCCCGCTGGACGAGGGCCGGGTGGACGACGAGTGCGTGACCTGCCCGTGGCACGGCTCGACGTTCCGGCTGACCGACGGGTCGGTGGTGAGCGGCCCGGCGACGGCGCCGCAGCCGGCGTACGAGACCCGGGTCGTCGGCCGCACGCTCCAGGTCCGGCTGGAGCCGGAGCCGGCGCGGGAGCGCGGGTCGGACGACACCACCACGGCAACCGTGACCGGGGCCTCCGTCACTCGTTGA